One region of Armigeres subalbatus isolate Guangzhou_Male chromosome 3, GZ_Asu_2, whole genome shotgun sequence genomic DNA includes:
- the LOC134227908 gene encoding glutaredoxin-related protein 5, mitochondrial codes for MSLFLRKIGTSVLNARTSYVLTRSLCAATLDAKEVDKLVHNNKVVVFMKGNPDAPRCGFSNAVVQILRMHAVNYDSHDVLQSEALRQAIKDYSNWPTIPQIFINGEFVGGCDIMLQMHQNGELVDELKKAGITSALVDAAGAEEKK; via the exons ATGAGTCTTTTCCTGAGAAAAATTGGAACCAGTGTCTTGAATGCCCGCACCAGTTACGTTCTTACGCGGTCGCTCTGTGCCGCCACTTTGgatgccaaggaagttgacaaACTCGTGCACAACAACAAGGTCGTAGTGTTCATGAAGGGAAATCCGGACGCACCCCGATGTGGTTTTAGCAATGCTGTGGTTCAGATCCTGCGAATGCATGCAGTAAACTACGATAGCCATGACGTTCTACAGAGTGAAGCCTTACGGCAGG cCATCAAAGACTATTCCAATTGGCCAACAATTCCACAGATATTTATCAATGGAGAATTTGTAGGCGGGTGCGATATTATGCTACAAATGCATCAAAATGGAGAACTTGTCGATGAGCTGAAGAAAGCAGGCATAACTAGTGCTCTGGTGGATGCGGCCGGCgcagaagagaaaaaatag